The Zea mays cultivar B73 chromosome 7, Zm-B73-REFERENCE-NAM-5.0, whole genome shotgun sequence DNA segment TGGTCGTTCGTTAGGGAGAGGTGGCAGACTGGCAGTGCAAAATATTTGGCCGGCAGTCCGTCTGCTGCTTCGCGCACGATCAGTGCCATCCGATGGCGATTAGCTAGCTAGCTGCGGCACTTAAACAAATGGTGTGGTCCAATGGCTTTTCCGTCTGTGCGCGGAGTATATTTGTGCGTGTGTGTGTTGTATATATATAGGCCAACCGCATCGTTTGCCCTCCCTCCTGCTCCCCTGGGGACCAGATAATAATAAGCCCGTGCACGGTGCACGTACGTACGAAGTGCATACATAATGCACGGATGTACATGTTGCACGCTGGCAAATGTACGCGCCTCCGGTACTTTAATACTACTAGTGCTCGATCGATCTACTACTACATGCTCCAGTTGGGGGGTATCGTTCGTTACAGAAGATAATGATGAGCGTCCATCTGCTCATCAGGAGTTCAGGACTGGTGCTCGGCTCTCAGATACGGGGGGTTGCTAGTCTGAGGTGCTGTCAGTCAGTGCTAAACGAGCCAAACCGGAACATGACGGGTCACAAAATTGTTTCCCATCCATCATCCCTTTTTCGCCCCGCGGGCCTTAGAAAACCGAGCGTGAACTGTGCAAGTGTAGGACCTTCGTTACGGAAACCGAAGAAGTACTGAAGGACCACGGCAGAACCTGTGGCCCGCCCGATGGACTTTCAGTTTCAGGTAGCTACGAGGTCAATCGTTAGTCGCATTGTAATAAAGGTCCAGCAGGCAGGCAGGTGTTTAAAAGATGCTCGCGCGCTCGTTACAACGTACGTACGTGGCTGCAGGTAGACTTGCTGCGTTTCTAGGCATATGTAATGACAGCCGTATCTGTGAAAGTAGAAACGCATGTGTCACAGTGTCAGTTCGTCAGCTGCAGACTGTAGTCTGTAGAAGAGCCAGCTGCCTCCCAGCCCTCCCCCTTTTCAGAACTGGCCACGGCAACCACGGGCACTAACGCGCTATCCGTGTCATATCTACGCTACGCGCATGTCGGAGGCGGACACACGGGAGTGGGCAGGCGACGCCGTGGGCTTCACCTTCCCAGCGGGCAGCGGCGGCAACGGCGCGGGTGCATTAATGGCAGCCGCGCGCGCCACCACCGCTGGGTGCCCGGGTCACAGTCACGCACACACAGCTCACACAAGTCACAGGCAAAGCGAGAGGGCGCCAGCCTTGTTCACGTACGCCTGCCTGCCTCCACGGGCCGCTCGCGCGCAACTGGGACGGGGACACGACCCCGCGAAAGCTAGGGACAAAGCCTTTCTTTCTGGGCGGGTACGCCGTGGCGCACGGAAAGGGAGCGTGCATGGAGATGGAGTGCGCCCGTCCGTCCGTGCATACATACGCATGGGCACCACGATCTTCGTTTCCTTTCAGATACGAAAAGGCAACAGCTTGTGGTTAGGATTTGTTAACCGGCGTAACTTGTGCCACACAAATGGTCATGCCCCGCAAATCTTAGTTCGCTCCTCGTGCCGGGGGGCACCCAAGCAAAACATGCTATGCTATATATTAGCCCACCGTTACTGTTCAAGCTTCCACGTACTAACGGTAATCCAACAGAACACGCTCAAAGGAACGTTTAAACGATCCACCGGCGCGTTGCAGAATGAATATGCACGGAGCGTTTTAAACTACTTTGCGAACGATCGAACGGTACCACGGCATACATAATTTACTTTCTCACTTGAATTAGTGTACGTATTTTGATTCGGACTGGATACAGGCATACAGCAAAGAATGAGAAGAGCGTTCGTCCGGCGGGAACGGGGGTAGAGATCAGCCGAGGTCACGGTCCTGCCAGCGCTTGCGCGAGGCGCTGGACCTTGGCGGCGATCTCCGGCGGGATCCGCACGCCCGACCGGGATCGCTCCTTGTCCTTGCAGCGCCGGAAGTCGAGCCCCAGCGCGTCCGACACGTCTTCGGAGGTCCACCCGGCGCGCCGGAGCGAGTCCGAGCACCGGTCGGTTTTGAGGACCAGCGCGTCGAGGACAGCCTCGGAATCGGGTGCCGGGGCCTCCACGCCGTCGAACAGCCCGGAGGCCGTGACCTCCACCATCTCGTCCACTTCACGGTCCCTCCAACCGCCTTTCTTCAGCATTGATCcgagctcgtcgaggtagttgtcgACCCACCGCGGGGTTGACCGCCGGGGTGGCGATGAGGACGACGAGGTGGCGGAGGCGGTGGAGGCTTCCGAGGACGAGGAGTCGCGGCGGCGGCGGTCGGACGCGGCGTCGCTCCAGAACTCGATCCAGCGCGGGGCCTGGACGCCGTCCAGGCTCCGGCGCGTGCACGACGGCCTGCTCGCGCCGGCGGACAGTGGGGACGACGCGAGCGAAGAGGACACGGCGTGGCGATGCTCCACCGTCGGCTGGAACGAGGAGGACTCGCGGGCGAAGAAGTGGAGCAGGTCGAGGCCGCAGCAGAGGACGCGGTCGTCGGCGACGAAGAAGACCGGGTTCCCGGCGAGGCAGGGGCGGCAGGGCAGGTAGCAGCGGTCGAAGAGCGGGACGAGCGGCGGCGCGCGGCGTACGGCGGCGCGCGCGAGCCGCAGGGCGCGGTCCGGGTCGGCCGGCCTCCGGCCCCAGCACCGCGGCCACAGCGCGCCCCTGGCGGCCTGGAgcgacgccgccgccgcggggaggtcgAGCGCGGCGCGgaggcccgcgcgcccgcgccagtCCGGGAACCGGGGCCCCGAGGGCACGCCCAGGGCGAGGACGGCGCGCAGGTCGGGCGGGAACGCGAACCCGAACTCGGCCTCCGCGCGGGCGAGCTCCGCGTCGGACAGGCCCGGGAGGACGACCACCCCGGCCTCGCGGAGGTGGGAGAGCACGCCCGCCGCCACGCCGTCGAAGGAGTGCAGCCCGTGGCGCGGCGACGCCGACGCCGATgagggccccgcggcggcgcgcgTGGACAGGCGCCGCAGCGCCGCGGTGTGCGCCACGGACGGGGCCAGCCCCGCCATCCGCTGGTCCACGTCCACCATTGCTCCGGTTTCAAACGGAGTGTCAGCCTGTTGCGTTTCGGGTGCGGTGCTGAAGTCCTTGAGAGGTGCCGAGGAAGGTGGCTGCTGAAGTGGAGGCGGTGGCCGTGGCCAATCAGTAAGTACAGTACTTTCCTCATCACAAAATAATACTATCTCTGTTCTCCGCGAAAAATAAAAAAACGGAGTAAGTAATACATGCACATTTAGATCCTGTTTAGAAATCTAGTTAGCCAGCTAATAAACTAATTGTTAGTTTTGAGGTAGCTAACAATTAGCTATGGTATTAGATAAGGATGTATATAATAGGGAAATACAATTAAGATTAAGCTCTCTCATATCTAGAGGTGCATCAAATTCGAGATAAATTGCATTTGTTAATTGGTATGTAGTGAGCGAGTAGTAACTCGTAAGACAAGGGTGGGTGGTGTCTACGGCCGTGGACGTGAGCAAGTGGGGCCCTGTGGAGATCTGAGCTGACTGGTGACTAGGTGAGCGTGGGGGCGTGGGGCCGCTAGAACTAGAAAGCGACGGCGTTGCGGAGATGGGTGTGCTGCGATGCGATTGCGAGCTGGAGTATACCAGTGGGTTTTTAACGTCGTGCCGTGCGTCTCCGCTTGTGAAAACGCAACGCAAGCTCAGAGGGTCAGCCAGGTACTACACAAGAACGGCGACGGAGCACTGAATTGCTGTGTACTGCTGGTATGATCATAGTAGTATCACGCA contains these protein-coding regions:
- the LOC103632852 gene encoding uncharacterized protein produces the protein MVDVDQRMAGLAPSVAHTAALRRLSTRAAAGPSSASASPRHGLHSFDGVAAGVLSHLREAGVVVLPGLSDAELARAEAEFGFAFPPDLRAVLALGVPSGPRFPDWRGRAGLRAALDLPAAAASLQAARGALWPRCWGRRPADPDRALRLARAAVRRAPPLVPLFDRCYLPCRPCLAGNPVFFVADDRVLCCGLDLLHFFARESSSFQPTVEHRHAVSSSLASSPLSAGASRPSCTRRSLDGVQAPRWIEFWSDAASDRRRRDSSSSEASTASATSSSSSPPRRSTPRWVDNYLDELGSMLKKGGWRDREVDEMVEVTASGLFDGVEAPAPDSEAVLDALVLKTDRCSDSLRRAGWTSEDVSDALGLDFRRCKDKERSRSGVRIPPEIAAKVQRLAQALAGP